The Flavobacterium sp. IMCC34852 genome contains the following window.
GTCGTAACTGTAGCAGTTCCAATAGTAATCTTGTTGTTATTTGGTGTAGCCTTTACCCTTTTGCGCAAGCGAAAATACAGCAAGTAATGTTAATAAAAAACTTTTTGAAATCTGTTACTTTAAGATATATTTGTAAAAAATAAAACGAAATGAAGTTCATAGTATCGAGTTCATACTTATTAAAACAACTACAAGTTTTAGGTAGCGTTATCAACAGTAGCAATACCTTGCCTATTTTAGATAATTTCCTATTCGAATTAGACAATAAAACCTTAACTGTTTCGGCTTCTGATTTAGAGACAACCATGTCGGCTACTTTAGAAATCGATTCAACCAGCAAAGGCAGTGTGGCGGTTCCGGCGAAATTGTTATTAGACATTCTGAAAACATTTCCTGAGCAACCATTGACTTTTACGGTAGAAGAAAACAGCACGATTGAAATCAGTTCCAACTCCGGAAAATACGCCATTGCTTATGCTCCGGGAGAAGAATTTCCAAAATCGGTGAGCTTAGACAATCCGTCTTCAACCGTAGTTCCTTCAGAAGTATTGGCAACCGCTATCAGCAAAACCATTTTCGCTGCCGGAAATGACGATTTACGTCCGGTAATGAGCGGAGTGTTTTTCCAATTTTCTCCGGAAGGTTTGATTTTCGTGGCCACTGATGCTCATAAATTAGTGAAGTACGCCAGAACTGACGTAAAAGCGTCGCAAGTAGCGGATTTCATTATGCCCAAAAAACCTTTGAACATTTTAAAAGGTATTTTAGGAACCTCAGAATCTGATGTAACGATTGAATATAATGATTCTAACGCGACTTTCTCTTTCGACAGTTACGTGTTGACTTGTCGCTTAATTGATGGAAAATACCCGAATTATGAAGCGGTAATTCCGAAAGAGAATCCGAACAAATTGATGATTAACCGTGTTCTTTTATTGAACTCCGTGCGTCGTGTTGCGATTTTCTCTAACAAAACTACACACCAAATTCGTTTAAAAATTGCCGGTGCCGAATTGAATATTTCTGCCGAAGATATTGATTACTCTAACAAAGCAGAAGAGCGTTTGACTTGTGATTACCAAGGTG
Protein-coding sequences here:
- the dnaN gene encoding DNA polymerase III subunit beta, coding for MKFIVSSSYLLKQLQVLGSVINSSNTLPILDNFLFELDNKTLTVSASDLETTMSATLEIDSTSKGSVAVPAKLLLDILKTFPEQPLTFTVEENSTIEISSNSGKYAIAYAPGEEFPKSVSLDNPSSTVVPSEVLATAISKTIFAAGNDDLRPVMSGVFFQFSPEGLIFVATDAHKLVKYARTDVKASQVADFIMPKKPLNILKGILGTSESDVTIEYNDSNATFSFDSYVLTCRLIDGKYPNYEAVIPKENPNKLMINRVLLLNSVRRVAIFSNKTTHQIRLKIAGAELNISAEDIDYSNKAEERLTCDYQGDDMQIGFNSRFLSEMLTNLQSDEIMLEMSMPNRAGILTPIDGLDEGETVTMLVMPVMLNN